CGGCACAGCTACGACGTGGTGGTGATCGGTGCCGGCGGCGCCGGTCTGCGCGCGGTGATCGAGGCGCGCGAACGCGGGTTCAGCGTCGCGGTCGTGTGCAAGTCCCTGTTCGGCAAGGCGCACACCGTGATGGCCGAGGGCGGGTGCGCGGCGTCGATGGGCAACGTGAACTCGAACGACAGCTGGCAGGTCCACTTCCGTGACACCATGCGCGGCGGGAAGTTCCTGAACAACTGGCGGATGGCCGAACTGCACGCCCGGGAAGCACCGGACCGGGTGTGGGAACTCGAGACCTACGGCGCGCTGTTCGACCGGACCGCGGACGGCCGGATCAGCCAGCGCAACTTCGGCGGGCACACGTATCCGCGGCTCGCGCATGTCGGCGACCGGACCGGGCTCGAGCTGATCCGCACGATGCAGCAGAAGATCGTTTCGTTGCAGCAGGAGGATTTCAAGGAGTACGGCGACTACGAGGCCCGGATCAAGGTCTTCGCCGAATGCACGGTCACCGAGCTGCTGCTCGACGACGGCGCGATCGCCGGGGCCTTCGGCTACTGGCGCGAGAGCGGGCGGTTCGTGCTCTTCGAAGCCCCCGCGGTGGTGCTCGCGACCGGCGGCATCGGCAAGTCGTTCAAGGTGACGTCGAATTCGTGGGAGTACACCGGTGACGGCCACGCGCTGGCCCTGCGGGCCGGGGCGAAGCTGATCAACATGGAGTTCGTGCAGTTCCACCCGACCGGGATGGTCTGGCCGCCGAGCGTGAAGGGCATCCTGGTCACCGAGGGCGTGCGCGGCGACGGCGGAGTGCTGAAGAACTCCGAGGACAACCGGTTCATGTTCGAGTACGTGCCCGAGGTGTTCAAAGGCCAGTACGCGGACAGCGAGGACGAGGCCGACCGCTGGTACAGCGACCAGGAAAGCAACCGCCGCACGCCGGACTTGCTGCCGCGCGACGAGGTGGCGCGCGCGATCAACACCGAGGTCAAGGAGGGGCGCGGGTCGCCGCACGGCGGAGTGTTCCTCGACATCGCGAGCCGGCTGCCCGCCGAGGAGATCCGGCGGCGGCTGCCGTCGATGTACCACCAGTTCAAGGAACTCGCCGACGTCGACATCACCCAGGAGCCGATGGAGGTCGGCCCGACCTGCCACTACGTGATGGGCGGCGTCGAGGTCGACCCGGACACCGGGGCGGCCAGCGTGCCCGGCCTGTTCGCGGCGGGCGAATGCTCGGGCGGGATGCACGGGTCCAACCGGCTCGGCGGCAACTCGCTGTCCGACCTCCTGGTGTTCGGCCGTCGTGCTGGTCTCGGTGCCGCGTCCTATGTGGATGGTCTGGCGGCCCGGCCGGTGGTCGCCCAGTCCGATGTGGACGCCGCGGCGAAGCTGGCGGTCGCGCCGTTCGACCCGCCGGCCGAGGGCACGCCGGAGAACCCGTACACCCTGCACACCGAGTTGCAGCAGTCGATGAACGACCTGGTCGGCAT
This sequence is a window from Amycolatopsis benzoatilytica AK 16/65. Protein-coding genes within it:
- a CDS encoding fumarate reductase/succinate dehydrogenase flavoprotein subunit; protein product: MTEVERHSYDVVVIGAGGAGLRAVIEARERGFSVAVVCKSLFGKAHTVMAEGGCAASMGNVNSNDSWQVHFRDTMRGGKFLNNWRMAELHAREAPDRVWELETYGALFDRTADGRISQRNFGGHTYPRLAHVGDRTGLELIRTMQQKIVSLQQEDFKEYGDYEARIKVFAECTVTELLLDDGAIAGAFGYWRESGRFVLFEAPAVVLATGGIGKSFKVTSNSWEYTGDGHALALRAGAKLINMEFVQFHPTGMVWPPSVKGILVTEGVRGDGGVLKNSEDNRFMFEYVPEVFKGQYADSEDEADRWYSDQESNRRTPDLLPRDEVARAINTEVKEGRGSPHGGVFLDIASRLPAEEIRRRLPSMYHQFKELADVDITQEPMEVGPTCHYVMGGVEVDPDTGAASVPGLFAAGECSGGMHGSNRLGGNSLSDLLVFGRRAGLGAASYVDGLAARPVVAQSDVDAAAKLAVAPFDPPAEGTPENPYTLHTELQQSMNDLVGIIRKAGEIERALEKLAEIRQRIGRIEVEGHRQFNPGWHLALDLRNMLLVSECVARAALTRTESRGGHTRDDYPSMDAEWRHRLLVCSARSGGNPLVPDVDVVVEEQLPMRPDLLELFELDELGKYFTDGELATHPGRTA